One genomic segment of Mastomys coucha isolate ucsf_1 unplaced genomic scaffold, UCSF_Mcou_1 pScaffold22, whole genome shotgun sequence includes these proteins:
- the Adat1 gene encoding tRNA-specific adenosine deaminase 1 isoform X2, with amino-acid sequence MWTADEIAQLCYAHYVRLPKQGKPEPNREWTLLAAVVKVQSPANQACDTPDKEVQVTKEVVSMGTGTKCIGQSKMRESGDILNDSHAEIIARRSFQRYLLHQLYLAAVLKEDSIFVPGTQRGLWRLRPGLSFVFFSSHTPCGDASIIPMLEFEEQPCCPVTRNWANNSPVEGTENLEDSKNKRNCEDSGSPVAKKIRLGTPARSPSKCVAHNGAQESDPVKPDVSSSDHTKEEPDAVSGKASGSFRVVDVYRTGAKCVPGETGDLRKPGAAYHQVGLLRVKPGRGDRTCSLSCSDKMARWNVLGCQGALLMHFLEKPIYMSAVVIGKCPYSQEAMRRALTGRCQETLVLPRGFGVQELKIQQSGLLFEQSRCAVIRKRGDSPGRLVPCGAAISWSAVPLQPLDVTANGFPQGTTKKEIGSPRARSRISKVELFRSFQKLLSSIAEDEQPDSVRSSGGNLNSRLG; translated from the exons ATGTGGACCGCAGATGAAATTGCTCAGCTGTGCTATGCACACTATGTCAGACTGCCTAAGCAAGGGAAGCCTGAGCCAAATCGTGAGTGGACCTTGTTGGCAGCTGTGGTGAAGGTACAGTCTCCAGCTAACCAAGCTTGTGACACCCCTGATAAGGAAGTGCAAG tgaCAAAGGAAGTTGTCTCAATGGGAACAGGAACAAAATGCATAGGCCAGTCCAAGATGAGAGAGAGCG GGGACATCCTCAATGACAGCCATGCTGAGATCATAGCCAGAAGGAGTTTCCAGAG ATACCTTCTCCATCAGCTCTACTTGGCGGCCGTCTTGAAAGAGGATAGCATCTTTGTTCCAGGAACTCAAAGAGGACTGTGGAGGCTCAGACCTGGCctgtcttttgtgtttttctctagCCACACACCCT GTGGGGATGCCTCCATCATTCCGATGCTTGAGTTTGAAGAACAGCCTTGCTGTCCTGTCACCCGAAATTGGGCCAACAACTCGCCTGTGGAAGGGACTGAGAATCTAGAggattctaaaaataaaaggaactgtGAAGACTCTGGCAGTCCTGTAGCCAAAAAGATCAGGCTGGGAACACCTGCCAGGTCGCCCTCCAAGTGTGTAGCTCACAACGGGGCACAGGAAAGTGATCCAGTCAAACCAGATGTCAGCAGCTCTGATCACACCAAGGAGGAACCGGATGCTGTAAGTGGGAAAGCTTCAGGTAGCTTCAGGGTGGTGGATGTGTACAGAACGGGAGCCAAGTGTGTTCCTGGAGAAACTGGAGACTTGAGAAAGCCAGGCGCTGCCTACCATCAGGTGGGACTACTTCGTGTAAAGCCCGGCAGGGGAGACAGGACATGCTCCCTGTCCTGCAGCGACAAGATGGCAAGGTGGAATGTCCTCGGATGCCAGGGCGCCCTGCTGATGCACTTCCTGGAGAAGCCCATCTACATGTCAGCTGTGGTCATTGGGAAGTGCCCATACAGCCAGGAAGCCATGAGGAGAGCACTGACTGGCAG GTGTCAGGAAACCTTGGTTCTACCCAGAGGCTTTGGAGTTCAAGAACTGAAAATACAGCAGTCGGGTTTACTGTTTGAACAGAGCCGCTGTGCAGTGATCAGGAAAAGAGGTGACAGTCCAGGCCGACTCGTCCCTTGTGGGGCAG CCATCAGCTGGAGTGCCGTTCCTCTGCAGCCTTTGGATGTCACAGCCAATGGTTTTCCACAaggaacaacaaagaaagaaatcggAAGCCCTCGGGCCAG
- the Adat1 gene encoding tRNA-specific adenosine deaminase 1 isoform X3, with protein MWTADEIAQLCYAHYVRLPKQGKPEPNREWTLLAAVVKVQSPANQACDTPDKEVQVTKEVVSMGTGTKCIGQSKMRESGDILNDSHAEIIARRSFQRYLLHQLYLAAVLKEDSIFVPGTQRGLWRLRPGLSFVFFSSHTPCGDASIIPMLEFEEQPCCPVTRNWANNSPVEGTENLEDSKNKRNCEDSGSPVAKKIRLGTPARSPSKCVAHNGAQESDPVKPDVSSSDHTKEEPDAVSGKASGSFRVVDVYRTGAKCVPGETGDLRKPGAAYHQVGLLRVKPGRGDRTCSLSCSDKMARWNVLGCQGALLMHFLEKPIYMSAVVIGKCPYSQEAMRRALTGRCQETLVLPRGFGVQELKIQQSGLLFEQSRCAVIRKRGDSPGRLVPCGAGLESWLSD; from the exons ATGTGGACCGCAGATGAAATTGCTCAGCTGTGCTATGCACACTATGTCAGACTGCCTAAGCAAGGGAAGCCTGAGCCAAATCGTGAGTGGACCTTGTTGGCAGCTGTGGTGAAGGTACAGTCTCCAGCTAACCAAGCTTGTGACACCCCTGATAAGGAAGTGCAAG tgaCAAAGGAAGTTGTCTCAATGGGAACAGGAACAAAATGCATAGGCCAGTCCAAGATGAGAGAGAGCG GGGACATCCTCAATGACAGCCATGCTGAGATCATAGCCAGAAGGAGTTTCCAGAG ATACCTTCTCCATCAGCTCTACTTGGCGGCCGTCTTGAAAGAGGATAGCATCTTTGTTCCAGGAACTCAAAGAGGACTGTGGAGGCTCAGACCTGGCctgtcttttgtgtttttctctagCCACACACCCT GTGGGGATGCCTCCATCATTCCGATGCTTGAGTTTGAAGAACAGCCTTGCTGTCCTGTCACCCGAAATTGGGCCAACAACTCGCCTGTGGAAGGGACTGAGAATCTAGAggattctaaaaataaaaggaactgtGAAGACTCTGGCAGTCCTGTAGCCAAAAAGATCAGGCTGGGAACACCTGCCAGGTCGCCCTCCAAGTGTGTAGCTCACAACGGGGCACAGGAAAGTGATCCAGTCAAACCAGATGTCAGCAGCTCTGATCACACCAAGGAGGAACCGGATGCTGTAAGTGGGAAAGCTTCAGGTAGCTTCAGGGTGGTGGATGTGTACAGAACGGGAGCCAAGTGTGTTCCTGGAGAAACTGGAGACTTGAGAAAGCCAGGCGCTGCCTACCATCAGGTGGGACTACTTCGTGTAAAGCCCGGCAGGGGAGACAGGACATGCTCCCTGTCCTGCAGCGACAAGATGGCAAGGTGGAATGTCCTCGGATGCCAGGGCGCCCTGCTGATGCACTTCCTGGAGAAGCCCATCTACATGTCAGCTGTGGTCATTGGGAAGTGCCCATACAGCCAGGAAGCCATGAGGAGAGCACTGACTGGCAG GTGTCAGGAAACCTTGGTTCTACCCAGAGGCTTTGGAGTTCAAGAACTGAAAATACAGCAGTCGGGTTTACTGTTTGAACAGAGCCGCTGTGCAGTGATCAGGAAAAGAGGTGACAGTCCAGGCCGACTCGTCCCTTGTGGGGCAG GGCTGGAGtcatggctcagcgattaa